The genome window CTTAGTTTCCAGAGTAAAAGTTCCCTATAcatctatgtttctgcctctgagcatgcacactgctgcctccttcCAGGTATCTGGATGCAGAAACAGCAGTCAGCCATCTCCTGAGTGCCCCCTCCTGTAgtaccctgcctctgtttccccaatTTCAGGGTCCTTTAGCAGACTCCACATACTTTTTCTGTGGTCAAAAGACCCCTTTCGGGTACTGTGTTTATTcatagaaaataaacaaaagtcCCAAATTAAAGTCCACCAAACAGACATTTCTCTTCCTACTCCCTGGCCGTTTTGCCTGGAGAGCTCTGAAGTCTTTCTGCTGCTTGCTGAGGGTCTATTTGCAGACCCTTCTGTTTGTCCCCCTGCTTATTCAGGGTCTCTTCCaaggctccctgcctggagaACTTTTGCACTGTTTCCCCTGTTGGTTCAGGGGCTCTCCTGCTTTAGCAGACAACTCCCTGCCATTCCTTGCTGAAGtctaaggggatgtctacacagcaaagagaaACCCATGTCTGCTGATTCGGGCTCACggggcccaggctgcagggctgtttcattgatGTGTAGGCTtctgagctcaggctggagcctgagttctgggaTCCTCCCACGTCACAGGGATCTTGAgcgcaggctccagcctgagcctggaagccTACACAACAATGAatcagccccacagcctgagcgtCTAGTCGCTGTGTAGACTTACCCTTTGTCTGAAGTCCCAGGACTCTGCTGGAGCCTGCTTACTCCTAGCAGTCTCTGTTCTCCCTGACTATTTAAGTACTTATCCACAGAGGAACGGTCATGGGGCCAGAGAGAGAAGAGTGGAGTGAGAATGCTTCTGCAGTCCAGTGATTGGGGCACCATCTCAGAGTAGGAGACCCAGTCCCCCTATGCCGACCCCTCTTTCTTTATTTACTCtacagtggaacaacttcaacaggagagactgagagcagCCCCTATCAGAATATCCTATAGCTCAGTGCTTAGCTGACATCCCTGAGAGGTAGGAGACtccttgttcaaatcctttccTCCTCTGGTAGTGAGGGGGGGGgaattaaacctgggtctcccacatcccaggtgaatgctctaacTACTGGGATAAAAATTAGTAGTAGGTGGGCTCCTCCTCCAtgagccattttgtgtggagcgaGGCCAGTAGCTAACTCATTTCTGCAAGAAGCTGTTTAGGCAGCCTGTTCCTATTAGTGGATTTGCAAGCAGAGACAGGTGCCTTCCTGCAGTCTGGACTTAGCTACCTATCTCCATGAGAGGGGTGGAccttaggacacacccctctggTTGGCATTCTATTGGCTACCTGAGGTGGCTTCCTGCCTTGCAGGCTGCCTTTCGATGctggggcggctctatgttttttgccaccctaagcatggcagtcaggcaggctttggcggcatgcctgcaggcagTCCGCAGATTCAGTGgggtttctgtgggtgatctgccggtcccacggcttcggcgtacccgccgccgaattgccaccaaaaccACGGGAcaggcagacctcccgcaggcatgccgccgaaggcctcctgactgccaccctcacagcgaccagcaggccgcgccaccccagcttgccacccCGGGCATGCGCTTGCTGCCTGGCACCACCCCCTGTTTTGATGGATCACAGTCTAAGGTGTCTATCAATCCTATTGATTATATAGgaagcctaggcacctaacttagctttgaggatctcagtgttgttcctgtgattttctcgGCACCTAAAAGGTAGGTGCTGTGACactgagcattgcaatgcctaagtcccttcatAGATCTTGTCCATAAaccaaagttttcaaaaatagctactgtgtgttcctcattttgtgGGTGCTGAACTTGAAATCCTGGGaattgatttgcagaagtgcaaaATAATTTCCTTTCAGGCTTTGATGGATTTCATTTAGATTAGACTCACCCTGTTTCATGCTTCTTTGCTCCCTCTACTGACACTGCAGCAACAGCCACATCACAAACTCTTCCCAGAACTCTGTTTGAATCACTGATGACACTGTTGTACCAGCAAGACagtgaaataaaatgaaacttgCTGGCTTCTGCTTTATCACAACTGCAGGTCCAAATCCATATTTTCCTAAAGGAAATAGACCAGCTGGTTAAAAACATATTATTTTCAGGTTTCTAGAAGGCATCACAGATTGTAGAAAGACAGAAACAATGTAAATACTTCCCATTGCACTTCTGATTGCTGGGAACCCATTTTGCCTTTTGTATGTAGCTAGTACATAAGGGCAAATTCTGATACCCTTTCTCCCCATATGTAGGTATTCCTTGAGTattcccattggaatcaatgggggTACTGaaagagtaaggtactactcaatagGTGAATAAGCACGTCAGAATGTGGTCCTTAACAATTACACCTGTGGATCTTTAATCTAATTGAAATTTGCCAATAAGAGCAGAACTAGATTTAAATTGCTGACAAGGGTGGCAATTACAAACCCATATCAGAAACATTATTTCTTTCTCTAGTAGGAATCGTCTAGTGGTTAGCTGGCAAGATGAGGAAGATAGATTCTAGCAATAAGCTAATATTAATTAAAGTTTTCTTATATTTTATTGATTTGTTTTATTGGGTAAGATTTTTACTATCTTTTGACTTATCTCTTGTTTAATCCTGTTTGGATcttaattaacttttttaaaaaacttcttgTCATCTGAAAAATTATATTTATCACACTAATGAATTCAATGAAAAATATAACTGTTTATGTATACCTTTTAGTTTGATAATGATCTATAACTCCTAGATGAATGTTAACATGTATCATATGACTAGAGATTAATTTTGAAATGTGTAATAGGAAATGCTAATCAAGTCTTAATGGCTTTTCTAATACTATGTAGTCatttgttgggtttttgttgttgtgtgggttgtttttgttgtttgtttttattattgtattGGGTAAGTATAGTGCTATGTAACTCTGTGTTTGTGGATGTATGTATGTTTCAATTTCTcttagtgtgtgtatatatagtaatGATACAAAGTACTATATTTTTATAATAGTGATGCTATAGCATTAGGGTGATTCACTCTAgcaaagatatatatatatatatatatatataaactagtGTCTGTTGTAAGATATGTTGTAGGTGATGTGATATgctgggttggttggttggttgtttttaattaatgctTGTCTAGGATAATTCTTCTAGGTTTTTTATCCTCCAGCAGTTTGTTGGTAAATGACTGGCTTCCACAAGTTGTATCAACTCTTAACCTGATTTTAAGAGGATTCAAGACTACTAGGAAGGCACTTTTTTCCTTTACGAGGCCTGGTGGAAAATGAAgctgatttattttaaactgcATATTAAAGCTTGACCTGCTTATTTCCCAAGAGTTGAGTTTGACTGGCAAACAGTATTTGGAAGTCTTGTTTTGGTTTGTGTAACTAACTAGTTATTAATGTGAAAAACTAATCTCTCTACAGAGAAAGCAGTTAATCACACACGAACTTTAAACAGCAACATTCTGGAGGAGGTTTTCTGACAAGTATAAAGAAAGATACTATGTTACCATAGCCTTACATataaacctaattattttttttaaatagaaatcttTGTTAGATACAAGTCTGGTTTTATGCTGAGAAAGGAGAACCTAATCAGCTATTGTGTGTGTCAAGTGTAGATATTCTTAAGTCttgttctctctttccccctcttaGACTGTAAGGGACTCCCTCCCAGATCTGTTTACAAGTGTTTCTTTCTTGGTTGGAGGGATCCTGTATATAATAGGAGCCATTtccctatccctttcctaacctACACTCCTTCCCTCCTTTAACTAAAATGGGGGAGATGGGAGTTACTCACTACTTTAGAACAACTGATGTCAAAAGTCCAACTCTTGTGGCAGCTCACTTTGTCAGTAACCACTGCTGACTCTACCAATTTTGCTTAGagagagggtgaccagatgtcctctttttaaatagaaagtcCCAGTTTTTGGGACtctcttttatatatttatatatatatatatatatatatatatatatatatatatataggtgcctattaccccctcaGCTCCTGTCCCATTATTTCACAGTTGTTATCTGGTCACACTACTTAGAGTCATCTCACAACAAGTcttgttctgtccattcccataTACTTGAGAGAGGCAATGGAATGTCTTCACTGTAGAGTTAACTTGAGTGTTGCCCCAATACAAGCCCATCCCCCCACAAGAATCCTTGAGTGTGATGATGGTGGCTTAAATTGAATTAGCTAGCCCCAGAAACAGTACAGGCTACAGCTGGAGTTAACCCAACTCATCAGCTGCTAACACAACAGCAATGCAGCTCAGGTGTTTTCGCAGTTTGGCTGCTCTCACTCAAGCTAGGGTAGTCAAGAGGAGTTGACTCTACGTTGAAGGTGTAGACAGACCTAGCCAGAAGTAGACTTGGATGCCCTGtcttttcctcccccaccctccgaaGTCCATGGAAGACTCAACTTGCTATTATGGTATGCTTGGAGATGGGTGTAATTGTCACTGTAGTTTCCAGCTGTACTATTGCCTTGAACAAATAGCATGATGTTCCATTGTGCTAAATATGAGATAGCAACAAGTAAAATCTCTTCAAAGAGGATTCTTATATTCTAGTCTCTTCAGTGGGCTGATGGCTATTAGGAGCTACATCTTGATAAAGGATCTTTGATCACTCAGATTGTTCCTATCTGACATACTTTAATGATACCTGCTCTCTCCCCCTACCCCTTCCAGGTTTCTGGGGTTATGCTCCTGTGCATAGGAGTCTCTGTCCAGATGAAACTCCATGACTCTTTCGCGGTAGTGAATGAAGCCTCATCTGGTGTCCCTGTGATTATCACCATTGTTGGTGGTGTGATCGTCTCCGTCTCAGCCTTTGGTGCAATTGCCATACTGAAATCCAATCATACGATGATCAAAGTGGTAAACAATCTCTAGCTTGATGTCTTGTCTATGTGAGCTCTAGAGTGTAAATTTTAGAGGTTAAAGAAATCTTCCTTAAGCAATAagggtggtggcagcaatggCTATATGTTGAGGGTGCCTTGCTGAACCCCACATACTAACTTCTGCACTGTCCACACCTGCCTTCTAACACTGATGCATCTGATGTTGGTTTACAAATCTCTGTAGAGTAAGGTTGTACTATGGGGTAAAGTGAAACAAGCTTTCATCTCCAATGTAACATGTTTGGGAACTGAATTGCCAGTGCTTATGAGTGTGAAAGGGCTAATTATTGGAGAACAAACATGTATATCCCTCATTCCAATTGCAGGGCTACCCAGATTCTGagttttatatataaaactaaTACTCCAGTCTCTGATCTGAGTGCAATTACTTTAGTGGGATGGGATAATGGCAAAAAGTTAGCTTCTAAAAGGCTGTAGCCAAACCTTTCAAATGTGAGCACTTAAAATGACTTGAGCAGTCTAATTTCCGGCACTAAATgaaaaacttgatttttttttttttcaaaattgctgaGCATGTGCCTctcctgttaacttcagtgggatctgTGTCTACCAGGCACTTAAAtcccaaatccatatttaggcaaagCTTCAGCATACTTGAGTTAAATCCTCTTATGTGGGGAAGCTTTTTTTTCCCATGCTCTGTGTTGATTCAGATGCTGCAGACATCTTTTTGCCATTGTTCCTGTAGCACAActttccattgaaaccaatgtgCAAAACAATCTGACAGTCACAAACAACTGAACAACACACACAGTGATCTGTACAGATGTTGCCCATTTATTTCAAGGGCTACTTTCGTAGTTAAAAAATCCTGTTGTCCATTACAAATATGAAAAGTACTAGGTTACCTCTTTCCTCCTTGCTCACTCTCTGCAAACTGGGTTTACCATCCTACAGCTCCTTTCCTGCCTGTTCTAGGGTCTCTCTTTCCACtaatcaggagcgccgccagcttttctgccgcgcTAGGCTGAAATACCGCcgtggtcgctgccccccaaattgtagcaccctaggcgaccgcctaggtcacctaatgggttgcgccggccctgccactAATGCCACCAGGAGTTGAGAACATGTCTTAGAAGACAGGACTTTCGAAGTCCCCCAAATCAATAGAAGTAGCAGACCTATAGCTGTAGCCAAATCAGCTTCTGAAATAAACCTTCTTGTTTTGGAAAAAGCCAAATATCAGCTATGTAACTTATAGCTGTTACAAAGTTTTCATGTAACTAGTATTACATGTATCTTAAATTTTTCTTGAACAGTGTGTCTTAAGTACTAAGCACTGTAACAACTGGATGACCTGGCCAGCATATATAGGTCCTGACGCTAGGAGGAGAGATGCAGAGCCTTTGTGGGTTTGGGCCGTAAATACTCAAACTTCACTTAATCTGAAGGAAATCAGTGTTTGTtcgtgtggtttttttttaattttactatattattattttattttaaatgagcatTCTCTGGGAAATGTGGCATGGAACTATGTGTCCTTGGACTCTATAGCAGATAATGGCATCTAGACGCCTGTGGCTAGTTTGTTAGCAAACTACTATGTTCTAAATATCTGACCACGCCAATGGGTAACCAAAGTAGCATCTTACTCCAATAAGAATTATAAATTGGCTGGCTGCAAAGGAGACTTTGGAATTAAGCAGGAAACAGAACCCCTCCTACTGGGGATATTTGtaaggcaggaaggaaagggagAGGTTGTAACACTTACATGCATAAAGCCACAAGAATAAAACCCAGACTCATATAATTCCTCCAAAAAATACCTGGTATTTTAGATGTTATCTGCTATTATGGCAGACTATACTGTAGTGCAAGCATCACCAGATTTGATCAGCCATGAGAGAGTATAGGAATGCATTAATTATTTCATTTAATTACCATTCTCTGACAGAAGTGAGTGGGAACAACCAAAATCTTCAGTGACCTGTTAGAGTAACTATTCTAAAAACTAAAAATCTACAAAACCATAACCATCCAAATATGTAACTAATACATTTACTACACATTCAGGTTAAGACATACTAGCATGAGATCAACCTTAATCCTCCTGACCCAAGAAACTTACCTCCTTACACTCTATTAATGCAACTACTTCAAAAGATAGGCTTCCTCTGCCAATCTCTAGGGCAGTGACTGATTTGACCAGACCATCTTCTAGTCTCTGCAAAAGTTTGAGTCTTACAGCACCTCTCTGAATTAGATCTAGTTCGGTCACCACTTCACAGATGGGTAAACTTGTTGCTTTTCTGTCTCAGTGCCACAACAGGAACCTAAGTATGAGAGTGGGTTAAGTGAGACTAATTGGATTCACAAAGCAGCCCAGGAGACATGCCTGATGGCAAAATAATGTCTTTCCTAGTTAGCTTAATGTGGCTTCTCCTGCTGTCTTGTGTATCTGCATTTAAGTGAACGCTATTAGTGTCTCTTGGAAGATGTGGCCAAATCCCAACAGCAACTGTATTCTGTCTAAATTTCCACTGCACTTGCACTTGGCTGCAACAGCCTTCACAAAGAACCATGTAAAATAGCACTTTGAAAGGTGCCCagaattaacttcaatgggagcagaattaggacAGCACTGACAGTTGCTGAAAATGTCATCTGTAGTGTTTTAAGAGCACACAGCTGTCCTTGTCTTAGCGATGGCTGCGTGTCAGTACAGTAGATTAAGTGATAGAGGGCCAAATCTTGAGGCCTTGATTCAAGCAAACTCCCATCACCTTCAGAATAGCTCAACTTCTGATGTGTTTAGGATCCTTTGAGGGTGCAAGTTGCCATGAAACCATAGAAATAGAAGACTGGACGGGATCTTGGAAGGTCATTTGGTCCACCTACTTTCCCTCCCCTgtgctcttcctcctcttcccccaggcaggaccaagcatacctagaccatccctgacaaatgtTTGCCTAACCTGTTTTGAAAAACCTCctctgatggggattccacaacctcccttggcagcctattccagaacttaactacctgtacagttagaaaggttttccctaatatctaaggtaaatctctcttgccacagattatgcccattactacttgtcctactacttcagtggacatggagaacaattgaacaCAGTCCTTTggataagttttcaaatatattaagagctgttataaGGTCCATGCTTGGTCTCCTTTTCTCAAGACAAAACGTGCCCAGTTTTATttcacctttcctcataggtcagtttttcaaaaccttttatcatttttgttgctctcctctggactctccaatttgttcacatctatCTTAAAGcatggtgcccaaaactggacacagtactccagttgaggccttactggtgccaagtagagcagaacaataACCTCCAACGTCTGTcttatgacactcctgttaatacagtccagaatattagccttttttgcaattgcatATCACTTGTTCACTTGAATTCCGTAATgaccagatccttttctgcagtactcttgCCTAgctaattattccccattttgtggttGTGCTGTTTGTTTTCTCCTTCCTAAGTGTTGTACTTTGCACTTGACTATATATTGATTCTCCAAATTGTCAaggtcactttgaattctaatcctgtcctccaaagtgcttaccCCTGCCTCCTCAAACTTGGTGTCCTCTGCAAATCTtcagcatactctccactccattatcagtcattaatgaaaatattaaacagtacTGGACCCAGAATGGGACTCCACTTGATCCGTCCTTCTAATCTGACAGacaaccattgataactactgagtATGGCTTTTCAACTAGTTGTTCACTCACCTTATAGTCATCTCATTtggaccatatttccctagttttcttaGGAGTGTCATGTGGGACTCtgtcaaaagctttattaaaatccAGATAAATCCAATCTACAGCTTTCCCCTAAccattaggccagtaaccctgtcaaagaaggaaattaggccagtttggcatgatttgtttttgaaaaatcccTGTTGGCTTTTCCTCTACAATTCTACTATCCTCTAGGTGCTCACAATTTTTTGTGTTTTAATAACTTGTTCCGGTATCTTTCTAGATATGGAAGTTAGTCTGACTAGTCTAATTCCCCAAGTCCtctctgttcccctttttaaagataggtactatgtttctccttctccagtcctctgagacctcacccatcctcaaTACATtgtcaaagataatcgctaatggttctgagattgctttagctagttccttaagtatccttGGGTGAAGCCCTGCCAAGTTGAATACATCTATCCtacctaaatattctttaccCTATTTTCTTCATATTGGGCTTGGTCCTTCTCCTTTTTAGTGAAGGCTGAACACATACAGTGCAGTCCTCTAAGGCCACCTAGTAACTTAAAATATTGCCTGTCATATCCCACAAAACTTAATTGCAGTTGAGACAGAAATCTGACTGTAGACAATTACACACTCCCCAGAATATTTGCTGAGTTGCACTAACTATAGCAGCTCTTAACAATTCTGGGCTGACACAATCTTTCTGCATGTGTTCAAGCACCCTCAACCTGGCTACTCGTGACTGTGACTGACTGACTTGCATCTTATTTTTTTGTCATCATCTATTACTGCCAGAAGTGACTTGGCCATAATGGATGCACAGTGTACTGGCCCCTTAGGCTTACATTTCCCATGGCAGATCTTCcaatttttatatacatttaaaattgaACTATGGGACGATGTgaggaaaaataaaaccaaagtaAAGGTGCCAGTGCCTCTTGATATAGTATATGTAACACTGACTAGTGATGTGTTTGGTTGGCTTAATCTAAAACAAGAGTGCACTAactgtgcattgtgggaagaTGAATGTTACCTGAAATTACTGTTGTTAGTTCACAGGCATGCTGCTGATTATCTTCTTGATTGAAATCCTAGTTGGCATCTCTGCCTATGCTTACAGAGGGAAGGTAGGTGTGTGGAAACTTAAAGTATGTGTAGTGATAATAAATGCCATGCTTTCTTAATGTGAGAGGTTTCAAGTACAAGGTTCTTTCCAGGAACCCTCGCTGGCATCACACATTTCTTTGCTTAAAGTGTATTTATGGTTAAGAAGTTCCTCTATAAAAAGCCACACTAATTGCTCAACAAAACTCTAAGTAACTTGCTCAGTTGAGTGACTCTACTTGTTAGCACTGAATTTTACTCCATACAGCAACATTACTATAGTTTAATTCCAAGTGTAGAATATCTGTTACTAGAGATCCATGAAATCACAGCTACACTTCTGGATTCTAGGTTGCATTTTATTGGGGCAGATGGACTGTCAACTGAGCAGATTTGCTCCGTTGGAGATGGAGCAGCAACCTATGGAACCACAAGtctctcttttaaaatataaccACGTGCTGAAGTATCTACATGAAAGCTTTGCATATGAGGTtgatgcttctgaaccagtagccACCATTGCTACCAGGGAAGTAGGGACTCAAAGAATTAGCATAATAACTTGCAGGACAGCTCCACAGATTTCTCCGACAAAGCTTCATAGTTAAAATTGGCCTGAAAACCTAGTTGGGTTGGGTGGCAGCATGCTAGACTGCCAGTAATTGGTGTTCGCATAGGTTGCAGGTGGGAGAGTGGAGATGGGTACACCTAGAACTTCACGCCTTGGCCCATTGGAAGCTATAAAACAGCTTGACGAAAAACCTCTCTCTAAAGGGAGGTCAAAGGGAGCACTGGTACTCAAGGTAACCAAATACTATGACTATAGCATGCAGTTGGCTCTTTActgagtggggcaggagggagatgaGCAAATGCAAAGGTGTAGAAATAGAATTATTGCTTCGTATATGTCTATATTGGCAGAATTCTAATTCTTTCCTAAAAACTCAACTAGGTTTTCCTTATGGGTGGAAGTGAGGGTGATCTTAACATCTGATCTCCAGTATTAACTAGAATTGGTATTCCCTAGAGTTATATTGATAATCTGAAACTAATGGTAAAGGTCGCATCTTCTGCCAAAAAATTTTTTACACTTAGTTTAACATCATAATTGTAAGTCCAAAATCACCACTGCTATTTCTAAATGCAAAATAGAATCTGGGAGAAGGCagtatgaaaaaatatatattttggctGTATTAGTGCAGCAGTCAAGTTGCCAGAACTCATTACGGGCTTGAGCAAAACCAGAAGCCTTAAAAGGAACAATGCTCCCATATCTAAATCTGGCTggaaatgttttcaaactgcataAACCACATAATGTTAACTGTAATACTGATGGCTACTATTCTTCCAGTAGCTTAAGAATTGTCCTAGTTAGGGAAACGACAATGCTCAATAGCATCTCTGAACCAGAGCTTGGAGGTGCTCAATGAACCAACTGCTGAGAATGGGGTACAAAGAGACTAGTCCACAGAAGGCCTCACTACTAGCAGAAATTGAATCTGTGCTACATAATGGTCCAAAATGCATATAATGGTCTCTGCCATCACTAATGTCTTGTGTAGAGCAATAACAAGCATTtaggggtaggggtgtgtgtgtgtgtgcgcgcacacacacacacacactggagaaatttattaaataagttattttttttggcttgggACTTGCACTTAAATATGGCTAACAGCTAGACATCCCTGTCTCTGCATTAATAGTTCAATTTAATGTCTGTTCTTGAAATTTGAATGTGAAAGGTTCCAAATGCAAATATTGTGTTTGATACAAGGTCTCCTAGTGAGTTTTCAAAGATCACTTATTCTTTAATACCCCTTCTAGTTAATGTTGCTATTTTTGTGGTGAAAACACATTGCCAGAAATAGCACCCTATGTGGGTCCAGTACTTCCATGATTCTCTGGAGGAGAATGCAGTGTGCAGGAACTAGTCCACCATTACATATCCTCTGTATGCATACATAACCAATTCTACTTTACTTACAGCTGCATGATAACCTATTGAGAAGCTTCCTGAAGACTCTTGACAAATATAACAGAGAATCCCAAGTAACCAAAGGAGTAGACCACCTACAGGAGAATGTAAGTGATCTCTCCTATGCTACAATGAATAGAGGAATTCACTATAACTCAGTTTGTATTGTATTCCTTTGAGGGCACATAAAAATGGAGTCTGTCACTTTTGAGGAGGTCTCCATCTTTCTCTTAACCTAAACTCCAAAAATTTGCTCTGCTTATCCCCTTCATAAGAGACCTATATCTTGCTTTGGTTAGTCTGTTACTGAAATTTAAGTATAGAATCTGCTTCTGCTCAAACTATGAAGTGATCCTACTTGTTTTATTCAGCTTCTTGGGGCTGGTACAACTGCATTAGAAATGTGTAATCAAGCTGTAATAAAAGAATGAGGTAGGAGAGTTCTTTTCCCCCAGGAGATCACAAAGCAAAATGACTTGACTAACTGAAATCATAATTAAAAAGAATGCTCTTCATATCTAGAACATGTCTATTCTTCTTTAACCAAAAT of Chrysemys picta bellii isolate R12L10 chromosome 11, ASM1138683v2, whole genome shotgun sequence contains these proteins:
- the LOC101948326 gene encoding tetraspanin-7-like isoform X1, whose protein sequence is MRKIDSSNKLILIKVFLYFIDLFYWVSGVMLLCIGVSVQMKLHDSFAVVNEASSGVPVIITIVGGVIVSVSAFGAIAILKSNHTMIKVFTGMLLIIFLIEILVGISAYAYRGKLHDNLLRSFLKTLDKYNRESQVTKGVDHLQENFQCCGAQNYTDWFNTTFGSLNSAVPNSCCKIITKSCGMNLSNDAANINQQGCIQKLKKWTEEHIALIGGVCISVGFAQLLGILFSYMLLRLLNEDYVNL
- the LOC101948326 gene encoding tetraspanin-7-like isoform X2 is translated as MVSGVMLLCIGVSVQMKLHDSFAVVNEASSGVPVIITIVGGVIVSVSAFGAIAILKSNHTMIKVFTGMLLIIFLIEILVGISAYAYRGKLHDNLLRSFLKTLDKYNRESQVTKGVDHLQENFQCCGAQNYTDWFNTTFGSLNSAVPNSCCKIITKSCGMNLSNDAANINQQGCIQKLKKWTEEHIALIGGVCISVGFAQLLGILFSYMLLRLLNEDYVNL